A genomic region of Manihot esculenta cultivar AM560-2 chromosome 15, M.esculenta_v8, whole genome shotgun sequence contains the following coding sequences:
- the LOC110601059 gene encoding epidermis-specific secreted glycoprotein EP1 has protein sequence MFSSQQLFLSLCLSFTIFSLFAQASVPPSATFKYVNEGEFGDYIVEYDANYRVLDPFAHPFQLCFYNTTPNAYTLALRMGTMRSESLRRWVWEANRGNPVGENATLTFGTDGNLVLADADGRIAWQTNTANKGVVGFKLLSNGNMVLHDSKGRFIWQSFDHPTDTLLVGQSLKLGASTKLVSRASEKQNANGAYSLVMEDKTLAMYYKSPNSPKSLLYFSFSDLLSILEGPLNRVTFISGLSLEYQGSKSSSGGTLTLRRPKYDTSLSYLRLEIDGNLKIHTYEDDADWSAWQVTYTLFSKDSWETECQLPERCGNFGLCQYDQCVACPSPKGLLGWSKNCRPPKISSCRVKDFHYDKLEGIDHFNSKYTNGDGPMKLNACSSKCTKDCKCLGYFYHTQSFKCWIAYDLKTLTKVNNSTHLGFIKTPNK, from the coding sequence ATGTTTTCTTCTCAGCAGCTATTTCTCTCCCTTTGCTTATCCTTCACCATCTTTTCATTGTTCGCTCAAGCCTCTGTTCCTCCTTCTGCAACCTTCAAATATGTCAATGAAGGTGAATTCGGGGATTATATTGTGGAGTATGATGCCAATTACCGAGTCTTAGATCCATTTGCCCACCCATTTCAACTTTGCTTTTATAACACCACTCCTAATGCATATACTCTTGCTCTGCGTATGGGTACAATGAGGTCTGAGTCACTTAGGCGTTGGGTTTGGGAAGCCAACCGTGGCAACCCAGTTGGTGAAAATGCCACCCTCACCTTTGGAACTGATGGAAACCTTGTTTTGGCCGATGCTGATGGCCGGATTGCTTGGCAAACCAACACTGCCAATAAAGGCGTTGTTGGGTTCAAGTTACTCTCGAATGGTAACATGGTTCTTCATGACTCTAAGGGTCGGTTTATTTGGCAGAGTTTTGATCACCCAACTGATACCCTTTTAGTGGGTCAATCTCTAAAGCTAGGGGCTTCAACCAAGCTTGTGAGTCGTGCTTCTGAAAAACAGAACGCCAATGGTGCTTATAGTTTGGTCATGGAGGACAAGACCTTAGCCATGTACTACAAATCTCCAAATTCCCCAAAATCTTTGCTTTACTTCTCATTTTCTGATCTTTTAAGTATATTAGAGGGTCCTTTGAATCGTGTAACATTTATCTCAGGTTTATCTTTAGAATACCAGGGTTCTAAGTCCTCTTCTGGTGGAACTCTCACTCTTAGAAGGCCTAAATACGATACCTCATTGTCTTATCTTCGGTTGGAAATAGATGGAAACCTTAAGATACACACTTATGAAGACGATGCAGATTGGAGTGCTTGGCAAGTAACCTACACTCTATTTTCTAAAGACTCTTGGGAAACAGAATGCCAATTGCCAGAAAGGTGCGGAAACTTTGGGCTATGCCAGTATGATCAGTGTGTTGCTTGTCCATCACCAAAAGGCTTGCTGGGCTGGAGCAAGAACTGCAGGCCACCAAAAATATCTTCATGTAGAGTGAAAGATTTTCACTACGACAAACTAGAAGGGATTGATCATTTCAATTCCAAATACACAAATGGAGATGGACCTATGAAGCTGAATGCTTGTAGCAGCAAATGCACTAAGGATTGCAAGTGTTTGGGTTATTTCTACCACACCCAGTCATTCAAGTGCTGGATTGCCTATGATCTCAAAACCTTGACAAAGGTTAATAATTCTACACATTTGGGCTTCATTAAAACGCCGAACAAGTGA